One Nostoc sp. NIES-3756 genomic window carries:
- a CDS encoding Hpt domain-containing protein, with translation MSKKQPQKVKEPPPSQMIRVPTPLIDAVKELSRLHRQGRTAKVLKGLEQLISAIDLENDINIGASSEVVKQLVQRIDSLESRFGNGDFDSNVIAKSSRDLEQRLETISNRLTQLETAFVRFQNGRMTSRRQYSPHFDDSQLQSQLQSMSEENLARRLGVDAVTLAKERTTCSTEDFLRWCRSRDPGRLGWQYNSQLNLYQPVR, from the coding sequence ATGTCCAAAAAGCAGCCTCAGAAGGTTAAAGAGCCTCCACCAAGTCAAATGATTCGCGTTCCTACCCCATTGATTGATGCTGTAAAGGAACTGTCACGCTTACACAGGCAAGGACGTACAGCCAAGGTATTGAAAGGGTTAGAGCAGTTAATATCGGCAATTGATCTGGAGAATGATATCAATATTGGTGCTAGTAGTGAAGTCGTCAAGCAGCTAGTACAAAGGATAGATAGCCTGGAATCGCGCTTTGGTAATGGTGATTTTGATAGCAATGTGATTGCAAAATCTTCCCGTGATTTGGAGCAAAGGTTAGAAACAATTTCTAACAGGCTGACACAACTAGAAACAGCATTTGTGCGTTTTCAAAACGGAAGAATGACAAGTAGAAGGCAATATTCCCCCCATTTTGATGATTCACAGCTTCAATCTCAACTTCAATCAATGAGTGAGGAGAATCTAGCACGACGATTGGGAGTGGATGCAGTTACTTTGGCTAAAGAGCGAACAACTTGCAGTACAGAAGATTTCCTCAGATGGTGCAGGTCAAGAGATCCAGGGCGGCTGGGGTGGCAATATAACTCTCAGTTAAATCTGTATCAGCCTGTTAGGTAA
- the dpdA gene encoding tRNA-guanine transglycosylase DpdA, with protein MKMVKSSLTTSLASSNSGNNPSVLIITSCTGEKRFKPTNQLTLEDFKDSARLQSRSEELAEFACPASQMYTGLQHLRLIEGVELLRQSFGKEAVDLVILSAGYGLIPENQIIVPYEVTFNTMKGNEVDEWARFLEVHQAFEKVIVDYDLVFLLLGENYLRSLRLPVITKPEQTLVFLASKTSTSLIKGTTAKTFVLPLSNAEAKKYSYGLVGLKGFLFKLFAESVVNKPELLQTVYEKPEIFTQAIECQPNQLELPLGLPEVEVKKVKKKSSKKIHTEDNVADLEESAEKSEFLSIPDVPPAPNIHIGMKYFIPEWDDRVDPGYDFLNDKLTPERDIYEHEIYAHQIFSSPNYDGILVSKVVVESSKKKKAKISEFGIHKFIRFNGQVMGDCGAFGYFKEEVPPYSTEEILDYYESLGFNYGVSIDHLIVGPFAEPGIREKRYNLTIKNAEDFLQKHQNRGYKFTPIGAVQGWNPKSYAEAAKAYIDMGYKYIALGGLARTPSKQIIEILKEVRPHLTPDIQLHLFGVARINAVPVFRHLGVTSFDSASPLRRAWLGAGANYHTQSGKMYTAIRIPPVNTHGVRAKKVLEAGVTDYDTLKKLEQESLVALRKFDAGIISLEETLHTLLAYDELLELPRNGVVDPQDQAKRRAKHEVMYKEVLRDKPWKNCDCVICKDVGVEVIIFRGNDRNRRRGFHNTCMFYRRFSSLLTDSK; from the coding sequence ATGAAGATGGTTAAATCATCCCTAACAACATCTTTAGCTTCAAGTAACTCTGGAAATAATCCCAGTGTATTAATTATTACTTCTTGCACAGGAGAGAAGCGGTTTAAGCCAACTAACCAGTTAACCTTAGAAGACTTTAAAGACTCGGCTCGGCTACAATCTCGCTCTGAGGAACTGGCGGAATTTGCTTGTCCAGCTAGTCAGATGTACACTGGATTGCAGCATCTACGGTTAATAGAAGGAGTAGAGTTATTACGCCAATCTTTTGGTAAAGAAGCAGTAGACTTAGTTATTCTTTCTGCTGGCTATGGGCTAATTCCTGAGAATCAAATCATTGTTCCTTACGAAGTAACCTTCAACACAATGAAGGGGAATGAAGTAGATGAATGGGCTAGGTTTTTAGAAGTTCATCAAGCATTTGAAAAAGTTATTGTAGATTATGATTTGGTATTTCTGCTACTAGGTGAAAACTACCTGCGATCGCTTCGTCTTCCAGTTATTACCAAACCAGAACAAACGCTGGTATTCTTAGCTTCAAAAACAAGTACGTCTCTTATTAAAGGTACAACAGCTAAGACTTTTGTGCTACCACTCTCTAATGCAGAAGCTAAAAAATACAGTTATGGTTTAGTAGGGCTTAAAGGATTTTTATTTAAACTTTTTGCTGAGTCGGTTGTTAATAAACCTGAACTTCTGCAAACAGTATATGAAAAACCTGAAATTTTTACTCAAGCGATTGAGTGTCAACCTAACCAATTGGAATTGCCATTAGGATTACCTGAAGTAGAAGTAAAAAAAGTGAAGAAAAAGTCCAGTAAAAAAATACATACTGAAGATAATGTTGCAGATTTAGAAGAATCTGCGGAAAAAAGCGAATTTCTTTCTATTCCTGATGTTCCTCCTGCTCCTAATATTCATATAGGAATGAAATATTTTATTCCTGAATGGGATGATAGAGTTGACCCAGGCTATGATTTTCTGAATGATAAACTAACACCAGAAAGAGATATTTATGAACATGAAATATACGCTCATCAAATATTTTCCTCACCAAACTATGACGGCATTTTAGTTTCTAAAGTTGTAGTTGAGAGCAGTAAAAAGAAAAAGGCTAAAATTAGTGAATTTGGTATTCATAAATTTATTCGCTTTAATGGACAAGTAATGGGAGATTGTGGAGCTTTTGGATATTTTAAAGAAGAAGTTCCCCCATATAGTACAGAAGAGATATTAGACTATTATGAGAGTTTAGGTTTTAATTACGGAGTTAGTATTGACCATTTGATAGTCGGGCCATTTGCTGAACCAGGTATAAGAGAAAAACGCTATAACTTGACTATAAAAAATGCTGAAGATTTTCTTCAAAAACATCAGAACAGAGGATATAAGTTTACTCCTATTGGTGCAGTTCAAGGATGGAATCCCAAATCTTATGCAGAGGCAGCTAAAGCATATATAGATATGGGTTACAAATACATTGCGCTTGGTGGTTTAGCTAGGACTCCGAGCAAACAAATTATAGAAATATTGAAGGAGGTTCGTCCTCATTTAACCCCTGATATTCAATTACATTTGTTTGGAGTAGCTAGAATAAATGCTGTTCCAGTTTTTCGGCACTTGGGTGTAACCAGTTTTGATTCAGCAAGTCCATTACGCCGTGCTTGGTTGGGTGCAGGGGCTAATTATCATACTCAATCAGGGAAAATGTATACAGCAATACGTATCCCTCCGGTTAATACTCATGGAGTTAGAGCGAAAAAAGTGCTTGAAGCTGGTGTTACTGATTACGACACTTTAAAAAAACTAGAACAAGAATCTTTGGTAGCACTGCGTAAATTTGATGCAGGAATAATAAGTTTAGAAGAAACTTTGCATACATTATTAGCTTATGATGAATTGCTAGAATTACCACGTAACGGTGTTGTAGACCCTCAAGATCAAGCTAAGAGACGTGCAAAACATGAGGTAATGTATAAAGAAGTTTTAAGAGATAAACCTTGGAAAAACTGTGACTGTGTAATTTGTAAGGATGTTGGTGTGGAAGTAATTATTTTTCGAGGTAATGACAGAAATAGACGACGAGGTTTTCACAATACTTGTATGTTTTATAGAAGATTTAGTTCTTTATTGACTGATTCAAAATAA